Proteins co-encoded in one Streptomyces roseochromogenus subsp. oscitans DS 12.976 genomic window:
- a CDS encoding AfsR/SARP family transcriptional regulator, translating into MPIPRELSTDANQQLRFALLGPLQAWRGDTSLELGPVREQAVLTALLLRPGRTVSRQQLLDGVWGAEPPGTGDKVIPVYVHRLRRCLDAPGKGSADSVIDTVRGGYRFAPRSAGVDVARWEEIAAEGRSARDSGDLEAAVDAWATALGLFRGEPLAGIPGPFAQGERLRLAEQRLVVVQDKVDCQLRTGRHTEAVGELFSLTTAHPYNEALAALLMRALHAGNRQSDALDVYTAVRRRLVDEQGMEPGGELRRVHEAVLRGDDTFLLGGGTAVRQGRARQHPTPTERPVPAPAPAPAPAPAPQKHRVRYELPVGVGNFTGRDREHGILVAPADARVVTVRAVDGMAGVGKTALVVRAARALRDRYPDGCLFVELHGHREDRETVGRQRVLRRLLRAVGAGEGEDSEDLDELAASWRTATASLRLLLVLDDAARAEQVRPLLPAGCGSVVLVTSRRRLTGLDADRRVSLLPLGLDEAAGLLTRIVGGEEAGEGSDRERVAVRELAALCGRLPLALRIVGARIQDRPLWAVEALVARLTDGERRLDELAVEGRSVEAAFRISYDQLPAADQRAFRALGLSPTIRLDRLTLAALLDATPADAERTLESLADASLVQRVTADRYRLHDLVAVYARRVAAASPGEAAAARGRVFRLYVAAARCAGDWGISSYPTGPRGTGPFTDWEEATTWLDAAGGELVDVIGQAAATGQVDEACWIAEALVDYLTRQGRFHECRTALEPLLPRLGQATDRRMDSALRTGLGIMYGLQGRYQRARTWFTEALDISRRAGDRHEQARAAAGFGTFANLEGRIAESMTYFAQVLYFVRELTYDDWLTGSVMTRVGDVHHQLGEYDKAYDRYLEAIALAEKAGSPRLLGKTLLRLGGLQLDLGRPAEAAGTLGKAEDLARRLGDVPLYAAVLGRLSTAEADLGNPEAAAELLRRVGAVLDEQTGTASEIAIRHRLIWHGAVAEDLAGARDFFERATALPATDANRARISRVLDDLGRRRQPGADDA; encoded by the coding sequence GTGCCGATCCCGCGCGAGTTATCCACGGATGCAAATCAGCAACTTCGCTTCGCTCTGCTCGGGCCGCTCCAGGCCTGGCGCGGCGACACGAGTCTGGAGCTCGGGCCGGTTCGTGAACAGGCCGTCCTGACGGCATTGCTGCTACGACCAGGCAGGACGGTCAGCCGACAGCAGCTGCTCGACGGGGTGTGGGGCGCGGAACCCCCCGGCACGGGCGACAAAGTGATCCCGGTCTATGTGCACCGATTGCGCCGATGCCTGGATGCTCCTGGAAAGGGCTCGGCGGATTCCGTCATCGACACCGTTCGCGGGGGCTATCGCTTCGCCCCGAGGAGCGCGGGTGTGGACGTGGCGCGCTGGGAGGAGATCGCCGCCGAGGGGCGTTCGGCGAGGGATTCCGGAGACCTGGAGGCCGCGGTGGACGCATGGGCCACGGCACTGGGACTGTTTCGCGGCGAGCCCTTGGCCGGAATCCCCGGGCCCTTCGCGCAGGGGGAGCGGTTGCGGCTGGCGGAGCAGCGGCTCGTGGTGGTGCAGGACAAGGTCGACTGCCAGCTCCGTACGGGACGGCACACCGAGGCCGTGGGGGAACTGTTCTCCCTGACGACGGCCCACCCCTACAACGAGGCGCTGGCCGCCTTGCTCATGCGTGCCCTCCACGCCGGCAACCGGCAGTCCGACGCGTTGGACGTCTACACCGCGGTGCGCCGCCGTCTGGTGGACGAGCAGGGAATGGAGCCCGGCGGCGAACTGCGCCGGGTGCACGAGGCGGTACTGCGGGGCGACGACACGTTCCTGCTCGGCGGCGGCACTGCCGTACGACAGGGCCGGGCCAGGCAACACCCGACGCCGACGGAGCGTCCCGTCCCCGCTCCCGCTCCCGCTCCCGCTCCCGCTCCCGCTCCCCAGAAGCATCGCGTGCGGTATGAACTACCCGTCGGAGTAGGCAATTTCACGGGACGGGACCGGGAACACGGCATCCTCGTCGCGCCCGCCGACGCGCGCGTGGTCACCGTACGGGCGGTGGACGGCATGGCAGGAGTCGGGAAGACCGCCCTGGTGGTGCGCGCCGCGCGGGCGCTGCGGGACCGGTATCCCGACGGCTGTCTGTTCGTGGAGCTGCACGGGCACCGCGAGGACCGGGAGACGGTGGGGCGGCAACGCGTGCTGCGCCGGTTGCTGCGGGCGGTGGGTGCCGGCGAAGGGGAGGACTCCGAGGACCTGGACGAGTTGGCCGCGTCGTGGCGGACTGCCACCGCCTCCCTGCGGCTGCTCCTGGTACTCGACGACGCCGCCCGCGCCGAGCAGGTACGGCCGCTGCTGCCCGCCGGCTGCGGCAGCGTGGTGCTGGTGACCAGCCGCCGGCGCCTGACCGGGCTGGACGCGGACCGCAGGGTGTCGCTGCTGCCGCTCGGCCTCGACGAGGCGGCGGGACTGCTGACCCGTATCGTCGGCGGCGAGGAAGCCGGCGAGGGGTCCGACCGCGAGCGGGTGGCCGTACGCGAACTGGCCGCGTTGTGCGGCCGGCTTCCGCTGGCGCTGCGCATCGTCGGGGCACGGATACAGGATCGCCCGTTGTGGGCGGTGGAAGCCCTGGTGGCGCGGCTGACCGACGGCGAGCGCCGGCTGGACGAGCTCGCCGTGGAGGGCCGCAGCGTCGAGGCCGCGTTCCGGATCTCCTACGATCAGCTGCCGGCCGCCGACCAGCGTGCCTTCCGCGCCCTGGGCCTGTCGCCCACCATACGGCTGGACCGGCTAACGCTGGCCGCCCTGCTCGACGCGACGCCCGCCGACGCCGAGCGCACCCTGGAGAGCCTGGCCGACGCGAGTCTGGTGCAGCGGGTGACCGCCGACCGCTACCGGTTGCACGACCTGGTGGCGGTCTACGCCCGACGCGTCGCCGCCGCGTCGCCCGGCGAGGCCGCGGCGGCCCGCGGGCGGGTGTTCCGGCTGTACGTGGCCGCCGCCCGCTGCGCCGGCGACTGGGGCATCTCGTCCTACCCGACCGGCCCGCGGGGCACCGGGCCCTTCACGGACTGGGAGGAGGCCACGACCTGGCTGGACGCGGCGGGCGGTGAACTGGTCGATGTGATCGGCCAGGCGGCGGCCACCGGCCAGGTGGACGAGGCCTGTTGGATCGCCGAGGCCCTGGTCGACTACCTCACCCGGCAGGGACGGTTCCACGAGTGCCGCACCGCGCTGGAGCCGCTGCTGCCGAGGCTCGGTCAGGCCACCGACCGGCGGATGGACTCCGCGCTGCGTACGGGCCTGGGCATCATGTACGGGCTGCAGGGCCGCTACCAGCGGGCCCGCACCTGGTTCACCGAGGCGCTGGACATCAGCCGCCGGGCCGGTGACCGGCATGAGCAGGCCAGAGCCGCGGCCGGTTTCGGGACCTTCGCCAATCTGGAGGGCCGGATCGCCGAGTCCATGACCTATTTCGCCCAAGTGCTTTATTTCGTACGTGAGTTGACGTACGACGACTGGCTCACGGGCTCGGTCATGACCCGCGTCGGCGATGTCCACCACCAGCTCGGAGAGTACGACAAGGCGTACGACCGCTATCTGGAGGCGATCGCCCTCGCCGAGAAGGCGGGCAGTCCCAGGCTCCTCGGCAAGACGCTGCTCCGCCTCGGTGGCCTCCAACTCGACCTCGGCCGACCGGCCGAGGCGGCGGGCACCCTGGGGAAGGCCGAGGATCTGGCCCGGCGTCTCGGCGATGTTCCCCTGTACGCCGCCGTCCTCGGCAGGCTGTCCACGGCGGAGGCCGACCTGGGCAACCCGGAGGCCGCCGCCGAACTCCTGCGCCGGGTCGGCGCCGTACTGGACGAGCAGACCGGCACGGCGTCGGAGATCGCGATACGCCATCGGCTGATCTGGCACGGCGCCGTGGCGGAAGACCTGGCCGGGGCACGCGACTTCTTCGAGCGGGCCACGGCCCTGCCCGCCACGGATGCCAACCGTGCGCGGATCTCCAGGGTCCTGGACGACCTCGGCCGCCGACGACAGCCGGGCGCCGACGACGCATAG